Genomic segment of Candidatus Obscuribacterales bacterium:
CACAACTTTCCCCATCCTGGGTGCTCAATTTGAGACTTACCGGGTCTTTATCATTGCTGTTGGAGCTGTCTTGATGGCTGCCATTCTGCTCCTGCTCCAGCGCACTCGCATTGGCATCATCATCCGGGCTGGGGTGCAGGACAGTGAGATGGTGGAGGCGCTCGGCATCAATGTGCGCCAGATATTTACGTTGGTCTTTGCCCTGGGTTGTGCTGTGGCGGCACTGGGAGGGATGACAGCCGCACCCTACCTGGGCGCTTATCCTTCTATGGGGGACCAGTTTCTGCTAAGTGCAGTGATCGTAGTTGTCCTTGGAGGGATGAGCAGCTTTGAAGGCACTGCCATTGCCAGCATCCTGGTTGGCCTCACCCGGGCTACAGCTGAACAAATCTCGCTACAATATTTGCGAACCCCGGTGCTGGCCAGTCTATCGATACTCATTATCATGGTAATTGTTCTGCTGGTGCGGCCCAGTGGATTATTTGGGAGGGAATGATTATGCCTGAGCCT
This window contains:
- a CDS encoding branched-chain amino acid ABC transporter permease — its product is TTFPILGAQFETYRVFIIAVGAVLMAAILLLLQRTRIGIIIRAGVQDSEMVEALGINVRQIFTLVFALGCAVAALGGMTAAPYLGAYPSMGDQFLLSAVIVVVLGGMSSFEGTAIASILVGLTRATAEQISLQYLRTPVLASLSILIIMVIVLLVRPSGLFGRE